The Chloroflexi bacterium ADurb.Bin180 genome includes the window GCGCGGCCAGCGTCGGCAGAGCGGCGAGCAGCTCGTCGCGTACGGGAAAGGCCAGGCGGCCGTTCATCTCGCTGAGCACCGAGTACTGCGCACTGCCGTCGTTGATGACCTCGGCAAAGCGCAAGAGCTGGAACAGACCAAAGTTGACCGTGATGTTGACCCCGATGCCCTTGCCGGTGAGCACTCGGCAGGCCTTGAGCCCGCCCAGCGTGGCCGGCAGCTTGAACACCAGATTAGGGATCCCGCCGATGCGCCTGGCCAGCTCCTCGTAGAGGGACGTCGCGTCCTGGATCATTGCCTCGGCATCGCCGTGGTGCTTCGGGTTGACCTGCAGGCTCACGCTGCCCATCTGCCCTGCGGTGAGCAAAAAGATGGGACGCAGCAGGACCATATTGGCCAGGACGACTTCCATCGTGGCCAGGCGGGCCAGCCCCTCGGCGTAGGCCTCGGGATGCGTAGCGAGCCCCTCGGCGTCAGCCTCGGGATGGGCGGCGGCTCCCTCCGCTCCGCTTCGGGAGTGCGTAGCGACAATCGCAGCCATCACCGGGTTCCAGTGATTGGGGTCGTCGTTCCAGGCAATGTCCACCAGCACCGGGTTGGTGGTTACAAAGGAGGCACCGAGGTACATCGTGTACTTTAAGAACGACGCATAGTCGTTGCCGATTTCGGTGGGGCTGAGCCCGGCAAAGCGCTCCTCGGCCATGTGGGCCACGTGGCTGGCGCCTACGGCCGCTTGCACGTTGCGCACATAGTCGACCAGCGACGCGCCGGCCAGGCGGGCGCCCATCTTCTCGGGATGGGCTGCCTTTTCGGCGCGGAAGCGGGCCACAGCGGACTCTTGCCACTCGGCCAGCAGCTCGCTGGCCACGGCGGGGGCGGCGGCCTGCCACTGACCCAGCAGCCCGAGGTTCAGCTCGAGCTCGGACCGCACGGCCTCATCGGTGAGTGCGCCGCAGCCAGGGGTGCCGGGCTGGAGGTTCCAGCGCCTCAGCAGCGAGCCGAGGTCCAGCGTCAGGTGGGCCAGGAAGGCCAGCGCAGATTTCTGCGCCGTCGGTGCAGCCCCGGCGAACTGGCCATCCAGCTCCTGGCGCAGCGCAGCACTGGTGGCGGCGAATTTGTCCGGAGGGCAGAAGAACACCAGGTCATCGGCCGCCTTTTCTGGCTGGCCGCCGGCAACGAGTGCCAGGATATCGGTGCGGGTCAGCCGGCGCGCGAGCTCGAGCTCGCGGGCGATGCTCTGGCGGGTGGCGGGATCGGTCTTCATGGCAACTCCTTACTTGCGCCTGGACGGCGGGCGCGCATTGAACGCCGCAAGGTGCCGGTCGAAATGGGCCTCGAGCGTGGTGTAGTAGAGCTCTTCGTTGCGGTTCAGACTGGCCTTGAGCTGCGCGCCCAGACACTCGAGCACCGAGCCGAAGGTTACGTGCAGCACCTCGCGGCCGTCGAACTGCTCCAGCACCGACGGCAGCTCGGCGTCAGCGAGCGACTCCGGGGTCGGCACACGGGCCGAATCAGCCGAGACGTGGTAGCTGACCCTGTCGTTACCGTAGCGGCCGCGCGCCAGGGCCAGGATCTGGCGGAACAGCAGCGGCTCGGCGAGAGCGATTGTGCGCAGGGCCTCGAGGTAGCTCGTGCCAGCCGTTTTCAGGTGCACCTGGCCCCGGGTATGGCGCATGGCGATGGGGTAGATGCTGAACTTGTCCGAGCCGCTGTGCAGGCTCAGCTTGTAGGGGCCCAGTGCGCGCGCGATGGCGGCGTGAATGGCCATGTCACGGCGGAAATCGGTCAGGTTGCCGATATAGTCGACGCCCTTCTCAAAGCGGCCCACGTAGCGCGGGGCCAGACTGACCCAGCGCACGCCGAGGCGCCTGAGCTCGCTGGCGATGAACCAGTGCTCCAGCGGCGAGGTGGGCGTGTCGGTCTCGTCGACCGAGACCTCGACCTCGAACTTGTCCAGGCGCCGCTGCAGGGCGTCGTACATCCGCGCCACGTGAACCAGGGCCCGGCCGTACTTGCCGGCCGCGCGGTACAGGCGCGTCCGGTCAAAGTGCATCTCGTAGGCCTCGGCGCTGACGGTACGGTCGAGGTAGCGCGCTTCCATAGCCTCCGGCGTATCGCGCAGCTCGGACCAGGGCAGGGCCTGCCACTTGTCGAGCAGGACCGAAATGTCCGCACCCTGGGCCTCGTTGTCGACGTGGGCGCCAGGGTCGATGGTGTAGAAGGTAAAGCCCGCCGCGGCGAAGGGCTCGATGTCCTCCGGCGTCTTCAGGTGGTCGGCATCGGCCCCCCAGGGCTCGCTCCAGCCCTCCTGCAGGAGGCCCCAGGTGGCGTCGTCGATCACCTGGCGCGGGGTGCGGCCGGTGCGCACGTTCTCGCGCACCGACTGCTGGGCAAAGATGGGCAGGACTGTAGTCTTGCGTACGGCGCGCACGTGGCCCGGCGTGGCCAGGCCCAGGCGGTCGCCGCAGCCGATGGCGGCGTGCAGGCCCAGCAGGCCCGGTCGCAGCCACGGCAGGCGCTGGCGGAGCACCGCGAGGTTCTCTGGCGTCAGCGGACAGAGCGCGAGGCCCTTTTCGCAGCGGTCGGATTCGTGGCGCGCCAGGTCGGTCGTGTCGCCCAGCACGGCCAGCAGTTTGGGCGTGGGCGGGGCCGCAGGCAGCAGGGCGTAGACGCTGCCCTCCCACTCGATCAAGGAGCTCGGGTAGGCCCGGGCCAGGAGCGGATGGGTGGGTGGTGGCGGTGGTGGCGCCGTTGGCTCGACACCGCGGCGTGGTTGGTGGTTCATCGTTCTCCTCGTTGTTCGGCAGGTTGGTCCAAGCGATAGGCGCGCCTGGCCAGGTCGTAGGCCAGGTCGCGGATCATCTCGTGCGCATCGTCGCCGTCGACAATGGAGCGCACCACCAGGCCGGCCAGCCAGTCGGAGCAGACGCGGCGCCACAGGTCGTGGCGCGCGGGGATGGACAGGAAGGCCCGCGTATCGTCGTTGAAACCGACGGTGTTGTGAATGCCGGCCGTTTCCATCACGCTCTGCAGGTAGCGCACCATGCCATTGGGGCTGTCGTGGAACCACCAGGGCGGCCCGAGCTTGAGCGCCGGGTAGTGCCCCGCCAGGGGCGCCAGCTCACGCGAATAGGCCGACTCGTCCAGCGTGAACAAGATCAGCGACAGGCGCGGGTCGTTGCCAAAGCGGTCCAGCAGCGGTTTGAGGTTGTGGACAAACTCGCTGTGCTCGGGGACATCGGCGCCCATATCGGGGCCAAAGCGCTCGAACAGCCACGGGTTGTGATTGCGCACCGGGCCAGCGTGAAGCTGCATCACCAGGCCGTCGTCCACGCTCATCCGGGCGCTTTCCATCACCATGTGACCGGTAAAGCGCTGCCAGTCCTTGACCGTCGCTTTGCCGGCCAGCGCGCGCTGAAAGACGGCTTCGGCCTCGCGCGGGGGCAGAGCGCCGGTAAAGGCCGACTGCACGCCCTGGTCCGTGGCCGTGGCCCCCATCGTCTGGAAGAAGGCGCGCTGCTTTTCCAGGGCCTGGATCAGCGTGGCGTAAGAGACCACGGTGATGCCGGCGGCGTCGCTGAGGGCATCGATGGCCTTGCGCCAGGCGGGCAGCAAGAAATTGACCACCGCATCGGGGCGGAAGGTGGGGCGGATCTTGCCCTTCCAGCCGGAGGAGCGGATGGCGCGGTGGTGCTGCAGTTTGTCTCCCGCGGCGTCGGTAGTGGCCAGCACCTCGATGTGAAAGCGGTCGAACAGGGCCCGCGGGCGGAACTCGGGCGTGGCCAGCCGCGCCGCAATGGCGTCGTAGATGGCCGAGGCGTTCTGGGGAGTCAGTTTTTCCTCAATGCCCAGCACGTCGCGCAGCTCATTGGCCAGCCACACCCCGGTGGGTGTGCCGCGGAAGAGGTACCAGTGCTCGGCAAAGAGCTGCCACACCCGGCGGTGGTCCGTTTCGTAGGCCGAACCATCGAGCGGGCGAATGCCCAGGGACTCGAGCGGCACGCCCTGCGAGTAGAGCAGGCGAAAAACATAGTGGTCGGGAATGATCAGCAGCTCGGCCGGCGAGCCGAAAGTGGCGTTGGGGTCAGAGAACAGCGCCGGATTGACGTGCCCGTGCGGACAGATGAGGGGCAGAGCGGCCACCGACTCGTACAGCTCGACCGCCACGCGGCGGCGGGCCGGGTCAGAGTCGAAATAGCGGTCTGGTGGGAGGTTCCAGTGTTTGCTCTGGGGCATGCTTGCGTCTCCTCTTGCCTCACTCAGGGTGCGCTGGCGCGGATGACCAGCTCGGGATGGACCACCACGCGGCGCGGGGCCGTATTGGCCGAAGGGTCAAAGCGGGCTAGTAACGAGCGCATCGCCTCGCAGCCCAGGTCATAGCGCGAGACGCGGCAGGTGGTGAGCGGCGGCGTGACCAGCGCGGCCAGGGCGATGTCGTCAAAGCCGAACACACAGACGCTGGCCGGAACGGAGAGATGCAGGTCAGTACAGCCCTGAATGGCGCCCACGGCCACCAGGTCGTTGTAGCACAAGAGCGCGGTGAGGCCCGGGTGGCGCTGCAGCAGCTCGCGGGTCGCCGCGCGGCCGCCCTCCACGGTGGGAGCGCAGGGCAGCAACCACGAAGCGCTGTGAGCGACGTTCGCCGCGGCAAAGGCGGCCTCGTACCCCTTGACCCGCTGGGCGCTGCTCCAGGAGAGCTCCGGTCCGCTGAGAAAGCCGATGCGCCGCCGGCCCCGCTCCAGCAGATGGCCCGTGGCCAGGCGAGCGCCCAGCTCGTCGTCGACGAGGATCGTATCGATGCCGTCGCCATCCAGCTCACGGTTGACCAGCACCGCGGCGGGAAAGCCGGCGATGGCCGCACGCAGCTCGGGCTGAGCGAGGCGCGAGGAGCAGAGGATGACCCCATCGACGCGCTTGTCCTCCAGCGTTTGCAGCACTGCCTTCTCGCGGTCGGCGTTCTCCTCGGTGTTGCACAAGAAGACGCTGTAGCCGCTGGCATAGGCGGTGTGCTCCACACCGCGGGCCAGCTCGGAAAAGAAGGGATTGGCATTGTCCGGCACCACCAGGCCGACGGTGCGGGTGCGGCTGGTGACCAGGCTGCGAGCCACGCTGGAGGGGCGGTAGCCGAGCTGGCAGATGACGTCCTGCACGCGCTGGCGGGTAGCGGCGCTGACGTCGCCCTTGTTGTTGAGCACGCGCGAGACGGTCATCAGCGAGACGCCTGCTGCGCGGGCCACGTCGGACATGGTAACTCGTCTGGCCATAGGTGCCTTCCCCCGTGTTAGCGTTCCCGGTACCGTTCCCGTTATCGCTAACAGCAAGTATAGGCGATTGTACAGCGCCTGTCAAGAGGCAATGCGGAACTTGACGGGGATCAGGCCCAGCCCTATACTTGAGTCAATCGCGGAGGTGAACCACTATGGACATTCTGTACTGGTTGATCGTCGGTGGCATTGCCGGCTGGCTGGCCGGGAAGGTATCCAAAGGCCGCGGCTTTGGCCTGGTGGGCAACATCATCATCGGGCTGGTCGGGTCGGTGGTCGGGGGCTATGCCTTCCAGATGCTGGGGCTGGCAGCGGGAGGCACGATTGGGAACATCGTCGTGGCCTTTGTCGGCGGGCTGATCCTGGTGGCGGTGGTGAACCTGATCAGGAAGTAGCGGGCGTGCCCCTCTGTGATTCTTGCCACATCGCGCGCAATAGAGCCAGGAGATCGCCGGGGGAGCTGATGAGAAGCGGCAAGCTCCCTGCAAGGTGATTGCCGAGCAAGTGCGCTTTGTCCAGCGTGACAAGGTAGTCCGCCTTTGCGGCCAGTGCCTCTGCCAGGATGTGGGCATCAGGCTTGTACGTAACGGCCGCGGACGCCCTGGCAACATCGTGCTTCCCCGGTTCGGGTCCAACCGCGACTCGCGCCCGGTCGAGCACCAGCGCCAGGGTGGCTTTGCTCTGTGGCGCCTTCCTGGTAAGCACCTCATCCGCTTCCGCCAGAACGCGAGGCCCCACCAGCAGATCCACGGCGTTCAGCTCTCCCAGCTTGAGGACCGCTCTGGAGCCGCCAGTCTCGGATAGCGCGCCTGCAACGAGAACGCTCGTATCGAGAAAGACTCTGGCCTTAGCGGTCATACTTCTCGCGGACTTCTCTTACCGCCTGGAGCATTGACTCCAGGGTCTCCCCTCTGCCCCGCAATTCCGCCGCGAGTCGGTCGGTGAGCCGGTCGATTTCGGAGCGGCGCGGCGACAGCACGAACACGCCGCCGATATCCAGCAGAGTTAGTTCGTCACCCGGTTCGATACCGTACTGCTCACGCAGCGACTTGGGCAGAGTGACGACTCCACGCTGCGCTACCTGAAGCGTGATGGTCGACACGGTGTTGCCTCCTTTCTGCATTTCTGCAGCACAGAATAGCAGATAAGCAGATTCGCGTCAAGCGCTGAGCATACTCAGCTGGCGTCCCTACAGCACCGGAATCGGCTCCCCCAGCACCGGCACAGGATGGGTGACCCACGTCTCCCACCAGGCCACCCACAGGGCCGGCACCTCGCGGGCCCAGTACTGGCGGATGTAGATGTACGGCCGCCGGTCGGCGACATAGCCCACGGCGTTGAGGCCCAACCGCTGGCAGGTGTACAGGGCGCGCGGCAGGTGGTAGCGCTGGGTGACGAGGATGACGTCCTGGAGCAGAAAGACGTCTCTGGCGCGGTAGCAGGTGTCGTAGGTGCGCCGGCCGGCATAGTCGAGCTGGATGACCTCTTCCGGCAGGCCAAGGCTGAGAGCGTACTCGCGCATCACGGCCGGCTCGTTATAGTTCACAAAGCGGTTGTCGCCGCTGAGGATCACCTTGCGCACGCGCCCGGCGCGGTAGAGGTCCACCGCGGCCTCGACGCGGTCCTTCATCACGTCGCTGGGGGTGCCATCGGGCCAGTAGCCGGCGCCAAAGACGAGCGCCACCGGCCTGGCCGGCACGTCGGCCACGCTGGTGTAGATAGCACCTTCGTAGCGGCCGGTGAGCGTCCACCAGGCGAACCACACGGCCAGGGCCGCGCCCGCCAGCAGCAGGGCCAGCAGCACCCGGCCAACCCGCCGCCGCGAGAGCCAGCCGCGCAGCCACGAGAGCACTCCCCCGCGCCGCGTGCCCGACCCGGAAGAGGCTTTCTTCATCCGGCCGCCTCTATTGGGCCACCCCGGCCAGGGCGCGTTCCATCCGCTCCAGCGCCGCGGTGAGGGTGGCTCTGGTGCAGCCAAAGTTGAGCCGCAGGAAACCCTCGCCTCCCCGGCCATAGGCCGGGCCGGGCATCAGGGCGACGCGCGCCTGATGGAGGAAGAAATCGAACGGCGCCTCGGGCAGCTTGAGGCGGCGGCAGTCAAGCCAGGCCAGGTAGCCGCCCTCGGGCTTGACCATCGAGATGCCCGGCAGGCGCTGCCGCACGAACTCGGCCACATAGTCGCGGTTGCCCTCCAGGTAGGCCAGCACGTCGTCCAGCCAGGGCTGGGCATCGCGATAGGCGGCCACCGTGGCCACATAGCCGAGGATGTCCGGCTCGGCCACCAGACCCACTCTGGCCTTTTCCAGGCGGCTGCGCAGCTCCTCGTCCGGCACGATGCCCATAGCACAGTGCAGGCCGGGAATATTGTAGGTCTTGCTCGGCGCCATCAGAGTCACGGTGTGCTCGCCGACCTCACGGGAGA containing:
- a CDS encoding vancomycin high temperature exclusion protein, with product MKKASSGSGTRRGGVLSWLRGWLSRRRVGRVLLALLLAGAALAVWFAWWTLTGRYEGAIYTSVADVPARPVALVFGAGYWPDGTPSDVMKDRVEAAVDLYRAGRVRKVILSGDNRFVNYNEPAVMREYALSLGLPEEVIQLDYAGRRTYDTCYRARDVFLLQDVILVTQRYHLPRALYTCQRLGLNAVGYVADRRPYIYIRQYWAREVPALWVAWWETWVTHPVPVLGEPIPVL
- the uxaC gene encoding Uronate isomerase yields the protein MPQSKHWNLPPDRYFDSDPARRRVAVELYESVAALPLICPHGHVNPALFSDPNATFGSPAELLIIPDHYVFRLLYSQGVPLESLGIRPLDGSAYETDHRRVWQLFAEHWYLFRGTPTGVWLANELRDVLGIEEKLTPQNASAIYDAIAARLATPEFRPRALFDRFHIEVLATTDAAGDKLQHHRAIRSSGWKGKIRPTFRPDAVVNFLLPAWRKAIDALSDAAGITVVSYATLIQALEKQRAFFQTMGATATDQGVQSAFTGALPPREAEAVFQRALAGKATVKDWQRFTGHMVMESARMSVDDGLVMQLHAGPVRNHNPWLFERFGPDMGADVPEHSEFVHNLKPLLDRFGNDPRLSLILFTLDESAYSRELAPLAGHYPALKLGPPWWFHDSPNGMVRYLQSVMETAGIHNTVGFNDDTRAFLSIPARHDLWRRVCSDWLAGLVVRSIVDGDDAHEMIRDLAYDLARRAYRLDQPAEQRGER
- the rbsR gene encoding Ribose operon repressor — translated: MSDVARAAGVSLMTVSRVLNNKGDVSAATRQRVQDVICQLGYRPSSVARSLVTSRTRTVGLVVPDNANPFFSELARGVEHTAYASGYSVFLCNTEENADREKAVLQTLEDKRVDGVILCSSRLAQPELRAAIAGFPAAVLVNRELDGDGIDTILVDDELGARLATGHLLERGRRRIGFLSGPELSWSSAQRVKGYEAAFAAANVAHSASWLLPCAPTVEGGRAATRELLQRHPGLTALLCYNDLVAVGAIQGCTDLHLSVPASVCVFGFDDIALAALVTPPLTTCRVSRYDLGCEAMRSLLARFDPSANTAPRRVVVHPELVIRASAP
- a CDS encoding SpoVT / AbrB like domain protein: MSTITLQVAQRGVVTLPKSLREQYGIEPGDELTLLDIGGVFVLSPRRSEIDRLTDRLAAELRGRGETLESMLQAVREVREKYDR